In Raphanus sativus cultivar WK10039 chromosome 5, ASM80110v3, whole genome shotgun sequence, the following proteins share a genomic window:
- the LOC108860112 gene encoding RING-H2 finger protein ATL78: MSTVIFVPTMKKIQIYQDILVNSYSRRLLLDQSPSPAPSLYADDDNFDANVVMVLSVLLCALVCSLGLNSLVRCALRCSSLAPSEARDNRAAARLSNTGVKRKALKSFQIVSYSADLNLPGLDTECAICLSEFVSEERVKLLPTCHHGFHVRCIDKWLSSHSSCPTCRHCLIETCEKIADCSQTSSLNPSQPPQDSIIVQIAPLQPERWIGCFR; the protein is encoded by the coding sequence ATGTCAACTGTCATTTTTGTTCCCACcatgaaaaaaattcaaatctacCAAGATATTCTTGTAAACTCTTACTCAAGAAGATTACTACTTGATCAATCACCAAGTCCAGCACCTTCCCTATATGCAGATGATGACAACTTTGATGCAAATGTTGTTATGGTCCTATCAGTCCTCTTGTGTGCGCTTGTTTGCTCGCTTGGACTCAACTCTTTAGTAAGATGTGCCTTGAGGTGCTCCAGTTTAGCACCATCCGAAGCACGTGACAACCGAGCAGCAGCTCGCTTGAGCAACACAGGAGTCAAACGAAAAGCCTTGAAGAGTTTCCAGATAGTAAGTTACTCTGCTGATCTGAATCTACCTGGCCTAGATACAGAGTGTGCCATATGTCTCTCAGAGTTTGTATCCGAAGAGCGTGTGAAGCTGCTTCCGACATGCCATCACGGATTCCATGTCCGGTGTATAGACAAGTGGCTCAGTTCACACTCTTCCTGTCCGACCTGCAGGCACTGCCTCATCGAGACCTGTGAAAAGATCGCTGACTGTAGCCAAACAAGCTCGTTAAACCCTAGTCAACCACCGCAAGACAGCATCATCGTACAAATAGCACCACTACAACCAGAAAGATGGATAGGCTGTTTTAGGTGA
- the LOC108860836 gene encoding uncharacterized protein LOC108860836, which produces MKQQRYMVVFFFVLFSFLLFVNLSEGRSGGVAEEYWKNMMKDEPLPEPIKDLLDNPFRTGQERFVKDFNTKSIVIIYHNPNV; this is translated from the exons ATGAAGCAACAACGTTACATGgtcgtcttcttctttgtcCTCTTCAGCTTTCTCCTG TTTGTGAATCTGAGTGAAGGAAGATCAGGAGGGGTTGCAGAAGAATATTGGAAGAACATGATGAAGGATGAGCCATTACCTGAACCAATTAAAGATCTTCTCGACAATCCATTTAGGACAGGACAAGAGAGGTTCGTCAAAGATTTCAACACCAAGTCTATTGTCATCATCTACCACAATCCTAATGTATAa
- the LOC108858718 gene encoding uncharacterized protein LOC108858718 encodes MASFQSFTASPFYPNDPSYKVVITREEFQSFHGIDRDLFSRFVFVLNRDVNQSSQVMAFLLLIEQLGFRRNLTASLLASEDVFIDAVANEVVLCLSILYNQDYSRHVHLNHNNNDDMAIPFLKGITESALTLGYINQNRESIIVGVAKNLSDVCNRAFDDLYERAYNEQMLALERARVIEEMKKVRLGAIQQTSTRSSVQPQIASPSWWNGQQQNPNRSRGTSYRWSVRQGTPVRVSAPQERAPAPAVEEEAEAVVTVTEVTEKEGADNKEDEEEVTEADDRTVFLTFSKGYPISESEVMTYFTRKFGDVIEAIVMKEVKENEQPLFARMVLKTQHASMIEEIVTPMNKNKFTIGGKHVCARKYVRSNLSLSAAPYSSHV; translated from the coding sequence ATGGCTTCTTTTCAATCTTTCACTGCTTCTCCTTTTTACCCAAACGATCCTTCATACAAAGTGGTGATAACTCGAGAAGAGTTCCAGTCTTTTCACGGAATCGACAGAGACTTGTTCTCTCGTTTCGTCTTTGTTCTAAACCGAGACGTGAACCAATCCTCTCAAGTGATGGCGTTTCTCCTCTTGATCGAGCAACTCGGCTTCAGACGCAACTTGACCGCGTCTCTTCTCGCATCAGAAGACGTGTTCATAGACGCGGTGGCCAACGAAGTCGTTCTGTGTCTAAGCATCTTGTACAACCAAGACTACTCAAGGCACGTCCACCTTAACCACAACAACAATGATGATATGGCTATACCTTTCCTCAAAGGTATCACTGAAAGTGCTCTCACTCTCGGATACATCAACCAGAACCGAGAATCTATTATCGTTGGAGTGGCAAAGAATTTGTCCGATGTTTGCAACCGAGCTTTCGATGATCTATACGAGAGGGCCTACAACGAGCAAATGTTGGCCTTAGAGAGGGCGAGAGTCATTGAGGAGATGAAGAAGGTCAGGTTGGGTGCCATACAACAAACCTCTACTAGGTCGAGTGTTCAACCCCAAATCGCTAGCCCTAGCTGGTGGAATGGTCAACAACAGAACCCTAATAGGTCTAGAGGAACCTCTTATAGGTGGAGTGTTCGGCAAGGAACCCCTGTAAGGGTGAGTGCTCCACAAGAAAGGGCTCCTGCTCCAGCTGTTGAAGAAGAGGCAGAGGCGGTCGTGACGGTGACGGAGGTGACGGAGAAGGAGGGGGCTGACAACAAGGAGGACGAGGAGGAGGTGACGGAAGCTGATGATAGGACGGTGTTTCTGACGTTCTCCAAAGGGTATCCGATTTCTGAATCGGAGGTTATGACTTACTTCACGAGGAAGTTTGGGGACGTGATAGAAGCCATAGTGATGAAAGAAGTGAAAGAGAATGAGCAGCCCTTGTTTGCGAGGATGGTGTTGAAGACGCAACATGCGTCGATGATTGAAGAGATCGTGACTCCAATGAACAAGAACAAGTTCACTATCGGTGGAAAACATGTTTGCGCTCGCAAGTACGTTCGCTCGAATCTCAGTTTATCTGCTGCACCCTACTCCTCGCATGTTTGA
- the LOC108857580 gene encoding pseudouridine kinase, translating into MMKTAEGEVTMEPVIIGALILDVHANPSTSPISGTTVPGQVLFAPGGVARNVAECIFKLGVRPFMIGTLGIDGPANVLLKDWKLSTEGILRSEDINTPIVSLVYDINGEVAAGVAGVDAVERFLTPEWIQRFEHNISSAPVLVIDANLSTLALEASCKLAAEFNVPVWFEPVSVTKSQRIASIAKYVTIVSPNQDELIAMANTLCARNMFNTLKPEVNNKLSPEDAFCALRPAILVLLESGIKVVIVTLGSNGALLCSKGDPNKALNIINRKFPKSGEKIFRRVQQLTCSPNRFSEPGLSRRGSTLFAMHFPTVPAKVKKLTGAGDCLVGGTVASLSDGLDLFQSLAVGIASAKAAVESDDNVPPEFKLDFVTDDAELVYSGVRMLLAHQSML; encoded by the exons ATGATGAAAACCGCAGAGGGAGAAGTGACAATGGAGCCAGTCATAATCGGTGCGCTAATTCTGGATGTTCACGCAAACCCTTCTACCTCACCCATCTCCGGAACCACCGTCCCAGGCCAG GTGTTGTTTGCACCTGGTGGTGTAGCAAGAAATGTAGCTGAATGCATCTTCAAGCTTGGAGTAAGACCTTTTATGATTGGTACTTTGGGCATCGATGGCCCAG CCAATGTATTGTTGAAAGACTGGAAACTCTCCACTGAAG GGATCTTGAGAAGTGAAGACATCAATACTCCCATTGTATCTCTTGTATATGACATTAACGGAGAAGTTGCTGCTGGCGTTGCTGGTGTGGATGCAGTT GAGAGGTTTCTGACACCTGAGTGGATCCAGCGGTTTGAACACAACATAAGCTCCGCTCCTGTCCTTGTCATAGATGCAAATCTCAGCACTCTTGCTTTGGAAGCATCTTGCAAAT TGGCTGCAGAGTTCAATGTTCCTGTATGGTTTGAGCCCGTGTCTGTCACCAAGTCCCAGAGAATCGCCTCAATCGCCAAGTAT GTAACGATAGTGTCACCAAACCAAGACGAGCTCATAGCAATGGCCAACACTCTCTGCGCAAGGAACATGTTCAACACACTTAAACCAGAAGTCAACAACAAGCTTTCACCTGAAGATGCATTCTGTGCGTTGAGGCCAGCCATTTTGGTTctccttgaaagtggtattaaAGTTGTTATTGTAACACTTGGCTCCAATGGAGCTCTCTTATGCTCAAAGGGTGACCCGAATAAGGCTTTGAACATAATAAACCGAAAGTTTCCAAAGAGTGGAGAAAAAATCTTCAGAAGGGTACAACAACTCACATGTTCACCGAACCGGTTTTCTGAACCGGGATTGAGTCGCCGCGGCTCGACTCTTTTTGCAATGCATTTCCCGACGGTCCCAGCCAAAGTCAAGAAGCTAACTGGGGCAGGGGATTGCCTAGTTGGAGGTACAGTGGCGTCGCTGAGCGATGGTTTAGATCTGTTCCAGAGTTTAGCGGTTGGCATTGCTTCTGCTAAAGCTGCGGTTGAGTCGGATGATAATGTGCCTCCTGAGTTCAAGCTTGATTTTGTTACTG ATGATGCGGAGTTGGTTTATAGTGGCGTGAGGATGTTGTTGGCTCATCAGTCAATGCTGTGA